One window from the genome of Saccharomyces mikatae IFO 1815 strain IFO1815 genome assembly, chromosome: 2 encodes:
- the PET112 gene encoding glutamyl-tRNA(Gln) amidotransferase subunit PET112 (similar to Saccharomyces cerevisiae PET112 (YBL080C); ancestral locus Anc_7.403), translating to MLRFARCYSLARTKVTRNKSTPFRPEYALKCGLEIHTQLSTRNKLFSQSTNSTTSLVDAPNQHTSFYDIALPGTQPVLNMEAILFAMKLSLALESQVNSVSQFDRKHYFYGDQPQGYQVTQHYRPFAQGGKINLSKELDGIDELSKDIGILQLQIEQDTGKSHYTDTEKDVITLVDLNRSNVPLIELVTKPDFSDIKQVKAFIKKYQNLVRHLHISSGDLETGAMRVDVNLSINEFARVELKNLPNTSSIIDAIKYEYQRQVELITGGETSSLMEPETRGWTGSSTVKLRSKETTIDYRYMPDPELPYINLAPDVISGVKRLIPQLPDDIMRMLMNKPYHLSLKDAKILTYNSNQNDMYNHEALRTYYLDTFCEFSRLVDKDGSAKLPTSWIIHEFLGDLNKLQIPLTNAQEILPPAVFAQFLRLLHVETISPTSGKLLLFHILENFKKSNCQDLSVPNFSKLIKKFGLHAINKVNSQELTEFCNDIIAQHTDDTFKQNLVSGKKKTSLKFLIGQGMRQSQGRIKASEFEKKFKEILNIQW from the coding sequence ATGTTGCGGTTTGCACGATGTTACTCTTTGGCTAGGACCAAAGTTACACGTAACAAAAGCACACCCTTTAGGCCGGAATATGCATTGAAGTGCGGCCTGGAGATTCATACGCAATTGAGCACCAGAAACAAGCTTTTTTCACAGTCCACGAACAGCACAACATCTCTAGTAGATGCACCAAACCAACACACCAGTTTTTATGACATAGCTCTGCCAGGAACGCAGCCGGTTTTAAATATGGAAGCAATTTTGTTTGCCATGAAGCTATCTTTGGCATTGGAGTCTCAGGTAAATAGCGTGTCCCAGTTTGATCGGAagcattatttttatgGGGACCAACCTCAAGGATATCAGGTGACACAGCATTACAGACCGTTTGCTCAAGGCGGGAAAATAAACTTGTCCAAGGAACTGGATGGTATTGACGAATTGTCGAAGGACATTGGTATTTTACAATTGCAGATTGAGCAAGACACGGGGAAGTCACACTACACAGATACAGAGAAAGATGTTATCACTTTGGTTGATTTGAACAGATCGAACGTTCCGCTTATCGAGTTGGTAACCAAACCAGATTTCAGTGACATTAAGCAAGTTAAGGCATTTATCAAGAAATACCAGAATTTGGTCCGCCATTTGCACATTTCCTCTGGAGACTTGGAAACAGGAGCCATGCGAGTAGATGTTAACCTGTCAATCAATGAGTTTGCTCGagtagaattgaaaaatctgCCCAACACTAGCTCCATCATTGATGCCATCAAGTACGAATATCAACGACAAGTTGAGTTAATTACTGGAGGTGAAACCAGTTCACTGATGGAGCCTGAGACAAGAGGTTGGACAGGTTCATCTACGGTGAAGTTGAGAAGTAAAGAGACTACAATTGATTACAGATACATGCCAGATCCGGAATTGCCATATATAAACCTTGCACCAGACGTTATCAGTGGAGTGAAAAGATTAATACCTCAACTACCCGACGATATAATGAGAATGCTTATGAACAAACCGTACCACTTGTCTTTGAAGGATGCAAAGATTTTAACGTATAACAGTAACCAAAATGACATGTATAATCATGAGGCATTGAGAACGTATTACCTGGACACCTTCTGTGAATTTTCTAGACTCGTTGACAAAGACGGTAGTGCAAAATTACCTACAAGTTGGATTATTCATGAATTTTTGGGTGATTTGAATAAGCTACAGATTCCTTTGACCAATGCACAAGAAATTTTACCTCCAGCAGTTTTCGCCCAGTTTCTGAGACTATTACATGTGGAAACAATATCTCCCACTAGTGGCAAACTGTTGCTGTTTCACatattggaaaattttaagAAGAGCAATTGCCAAGATTTGTCTGTTccgaatttttcaaaattgatcaaaaaatttggattGCATGCGATTAATAAAGTGAATTCTCAGGAATTGACAGAATTTTGTAATGATATCATTGCACAGCATACAGATGACACGTTTAAACAGAACCTGGTCTCtggtaaaaagaaaacttctttaaaattCTTAATCGGACAAGGTATGAGACAAAGTCAGGGACGTATAAAGGCAAGTGAGTtcgagaaaaaattcaaagagatCTTAAATATTCAATGGTAA
- the NUP170 gene encoding Nup170p (similar to Saccharomyces cerevisiae NUP170 (YBL079W) and NUP157 (YER105C); ancestral locus Anc_7.401) yields MFQNFFHNSGPTGAGETFSDSRSYPLTNHQEAPRSGFNEPASSAAKPPHEQPTRILNSYPIAGPNPLMRAGAMGATSGSINPNMSNMNEHIRVSGMGTSKPLDLAGKYIDHLQHKDSSTPVLDERSYYNSGVDYNFSREKNGLGAFTPFERQSVFKIPDEVLHDLSTSQTRTDMGIFPELNRCWITIDNKLILWNINNDNEYQVIDDMKHTIRKVALVKPKPNTFVPTVRHILLICTTMDIFMFAISLDKTTNELSVFNTHLSVPVQGVDIIDIVCHERSGRIFFAGQGSGLNIWELQYSSSDDWFNSKCSKVCLTKSALSSFLPTNMLSQIPGIDYVQALFEDNTNGDGGFQQETIIQLTIDQQRGIIYSLSSKSTIKAYVITEKSLEGPMSIEPAYISRIIGTTTARAAPILGHKYLKIVKISSVTPDENNNLFLVALTVGGVRLYFNGSMGRFNIEALRLESIKFPPSSVTPDVIQQELLQQEQEQAKRSFPFFSNIMSSEPVLLKFQKKSSVLLETTKASTIISPGIFFSTVVKSSQQIEQANKKEKISNTVTTGITTSKVTKLPPATLQHKLFVSVPDYGILKTHGKYVENATFLETTDPVQQVIPLSGLFNATTKPQGFANEFATQYTSETLRVAVLTNTSVEIYKYRTPDEIFEDLIDNPLPFVLNYGAAEACSTALFVTCKSNKSEKLRSNALTFLTMGIPGVVDIKPVYNRYSVSTVSSLLSKPTLATTTNLQQSLTGFNRPSSTNKEDFDLDDVILSPRFYGIALLITRLFRDIWGRHVFTTFTENTVTHRAYNPSISIGSSNNNLKADAISQNKNVISKVSISKDCIEYYLSSVNILNEFFTTYGDSISQISAPYLLANNSNNRIVDKTEEVANQAESIAINALIKLVQSIKEGLSFLNVLYEESEVEGFDNQYLGFKDIISFVSSDVQQDLVKLDFKDLFTQNDKTKSLIREILLSIINRNITKGASIEYTATALQERCGSFCSASDILGFRAIEHLRRAKEIGLRNYDSLNYHLKNATALLEQIVDDLSIDKLKEAVSMMLSVNYYPKSIEFLLNIANSMDKGKLACQYVANGFLENDERKLYYDKRILVYDLVFETLIKVDELADKNPSSKTKNQVSISNDDEVKLRQKSYEVALKYNDKLFHYHMYDWLVSQNREDRLLDIETPFILPYLMEKAGSSLKISNILWVYYSRRSKFFESAEILYQLATSNFNISLFERIEFLSRANGFCNSVSPLSQKQKIVQLASKIQDACEVAGIQGDILSLVYTDARLDSTIKDELIKTLDGKILSTSELFNDFAVPLSYHEIALFIFRIADFRDHEMIMVKWDELFQSLRMEFNNTGKKEDSINFINLLSNVLIKIGKNVQDSEFIFPIFELFPIVCNFFYETLPKEHIIPGSMVSIFITAGVSFNKMYYILKELIETLDSDNSVFNKEMTWLIHEWYKSDRKFRDIITYNDIINLKEYSIENDPIEKYVKNTGNKLGICFYRE; encoded by the coding sequence atgtttcaaaattttttccacaACAGTGGGCCCACAGGTGCTGGTGAAACGTTCTCAGATAGCAGATCGTACCCTTTAACGAATCATCAGGAAGCACCTCGAAGTGGCTTCAATGAGCCGGCTTCATCTGCAGCTAAGCCACCACACGAACAACCTACACGCATATTAAATTCATATCCAATTGCTGGTCCCAATCCGCTCATGAGAGCGGGTGCTATGGGGGCGACCTCTGGCAGCATCAATCCTAATATGTCCAATATGAATGAGCACATTCGTGTTTCTGGGATGGGGACTTCGAAACCACTAGATTTGGCGGGGAAGTACATTGACCATCTACAACATAAGGATAGTAGCACTCCAGTACTAGATGAAAGGTCTTATTATAATAGTGGGGTGGATTATAACTTCAGTAGAGAGAAAAATGGTTTAGGTGCGTTTACTCCTTTTGAAAGACAGAGCGTGTTCAAAATACCGGACGAAGTTCTGCATGATCTTTCGACTTCACAGACAAGGACAGATATGGGTATTTTTCCGGAGTTGAACCGATGTTGGATAACTATCGATAATAAGCTAATACTCTGGAATATTAACAATGATAACGAGTATCAGGTGATAGATGATATGAAGCATACCATCCGAAAAGTTGCCCTAGTGAAACCTAAACCGAACACCTTTGTGCCTACCGTTAGACATATACTTTTGATATGCACAACAATGGATATTTTTATGTTTGCTATCTCTTTAGACAAGACCACTAACGAACTAAGTGTATTCAATACACATTTATCTGTCCCTGTGCAAGGGGTTGATATAATAGACATTGTGTGTCATGAAAGATCAGGTAGGATTTTCTTCGCTGGCCAAGGAAGTGGTCTCAATATCTGGGAGTTGCAGTATTCAAGCTCCGATGATTGGTTCAATAGCAAATGTAGCAAAGTTTGTTTAACAAAATCTGCCttatcaagttttttaCCAACTAACATGTTATCCCAGATTCCAGGTATTGATTACGTTCAAGCGCTCTTCGAAGACAATACTAACGGTGATGGTGGATTTCAACAAGAGACTATTATACAATTAACTATCGACCAACAAAGAGGCATCATttattcattatcttctaaATCCACTATCAAAGCATACGTCATAACAGAGAAATCACTGGAAGGACCCATGTCCATTGAACCTGCCTATATCAGTAGGATCATAGGTACCACTACAGCAAGAGCCGCACCAATTTTAGGCCATAAATACCTCAAAATCGTGAAGATAAGCTCTGTCACACCtgatgaaaacaataaccTGTTTTTGGTTGCCTTAACAGTGGGTGGGGTACGCTTATACTTCAATGGTTCCATGGGCAGATTCAACATTGAGGCCTTAAGGCTTGAATCAATCAAGTTTCCACCAAGTTCCGTAACACCCGACGTCATCCAACAAGAATTGTtacaacaagaacaagaacaagcaAAAAGGagctttccttttttttcaaacataATGTCTTCAGAACCAGtacttttgaaatttcaaaagaagtCATCTGTATTACTAGAGACTACAAAAGCGAGTACTATTATTTCTCcaggtatttttttttccactgTGGTTAAATCATCTCAGCAAATAGAGCAggcaaataaaaaagaaaaaatttccaataCTGTAACTACGGGTATTACCACCTCTAAAGTCACCAAGCTCCCACCGGCCACCTTACAACATAAGCTTTTTGTTAGTGTTCCAGATTATggtattttgaaaacacaCGGTAAGTATGTTGAAAATGCCACGTTCTTGGAAACTACAGACCCAGTCCAACAGGTTATTCCTTTATCAGGGTTGTTTAACGCAACGACAAAGCCACAAGGATTTGCTAATGAATTTGCAACACAATACACATCAGAAACCTTAAGAGTAGCAGTCTTGACTAATACTTCTGTGGAAATCTATAAATACCGTACTCctgatgaaatttttgaggACTTAATCGATAATCCATTACCATTTGTATTAAATTATGGTGCCGCGGAGGCTTGCTCCACTGCGTTATTTGTTACTTGCAAATCAAACAAATCGGAGAAATTAAGATCTAATGCCTTAACTTTCTTAACTATGGGAATTCCCGGCGTCGTTGATATCAAACCTGTTTACAATCGTTATTCTGTATCCACAGTATCCTCCTTGTTATCAAAACCTACCTTAGCCACTACAACAAATCTTCAGCAATCATTAACTGGATTTAATAGACCCTCCTCTACGAATAAggaagattttgatttaGATGACGTAATATTATCACCTAGATTTTACGGTATTGCATTGTTAATTACGAGATTATTCCGGGATATTTGGGGTAGACACGTCTTTACGACTTTTACAGAGAACACTGTAACACACCGTGCATATAATCCTTCTATTTCAATCGGTTCGTCtaataataatttgaaGGCAGATGCCATCTCACAGAATAAGAACGTAATATCGAAGGTATCTATTTCCAAAGATTGCATCGAGTATTATCTATCTTCAGTTAACATTttgaatgaatttttcaccaCTTATGGTGACTCTATTTCCCAAATATCAGCTCCCTACCTACTAGCAAATAATTCTAACAATAGAATTGTTGataaaacagaagaagttgCGAACCAAGCGGAGAGTATAGCTATTAACGCCCTGATAAAATTAGTGCAGTCAATTAAAGAAGGCTTATCTTTCTTGAACGTGTTATATGAGGAAAGCGAAGTCGAAGGATTCGATAACCAATACCTTGGATTTAAGGATATTATCAGTTTTGTAAGCTCAGACGTCCAACAAGATTTGGTAAAACTAGACTTTAAAGATCTATTCACTCAGAATGACAAAACGAAATCTTTAATTAGAGAAATTTTGCTCTCTATTATCAATAGAAATATTACTAAAGGCGCGTCCATAGAGTATACTGCAACAGCTTTACAAGAACGGTGCGGATCGTTCTGTTCTGCAAGCGATATATTAGGATTCAGAGCTATTGAGCATCTCAGAAGGGCTAAAGAAATCGGTTTGCGCAATTACGATTCGCTAAATTATCACTTGAAGAATGCTACTGCTTTGCTTGAACAAATCGTGGACGATCTTTCTATCGacaaattaaaagaagCCGTATCAATGATGTTAAGTGTAAATTATTATCCAAAATCTATTGAGTTCCTCCTGAATATCGCCAACTCAATGGATAAAGGTAAATTAGCTTGTCAGTATGTGGCGAATGGatttttagaaaatgaCGAAAGGAAGCTGTATTATGATAAACGTATTTTAGTCTACGACTTGGTTTTTGAGACTTTGATAAAAGTTGACGAACTTGCCGACAAAAATCCATCATCTAAAACCAAAAATCAGGTTTCGATATCCAATGACGATGAGGTGAAGCTGAGACAAAAAAGTTATGAAGTTGCACTTAAATATAACGATAAATTGTTCCACTATCATATGTATGATTGGCTTGTATCTCAAAACAGAGAAGATAGATTATTAGATATCGAAACTCCATTCATACTTCCTTATCTAATGGAAAAGGCAGGCAGCTCATTAAAGATATCAAATATCCTTTGGGTATATTATTCAAGAAGATCTAAGTTTTTCGAATCTGCTGAAATACTTTACCAATTAGCTACGTCGAATTTCAACATCTCATTGTTTGAAAGAATCGAGTTTCTTTCACGTGCTAATGGCTTTTGCAACAGTGTGTCCCCATTAAgtcagaaacaaaaaattgtaCAATTAGCCAGTAAAATCCAAGATGCATGTGAAGTTGCTGGTATCCAAGGAGATATATTATCACTTGTGTATACGGATGCAAGACTAGATTCTACTATTAAAGATGAGTTAATCAAAACTTTAGATGGTAAAATCTTAAGCACAAGTGAATTGTTCAATGATTTCGCTGTACCCTTAAGTTATCATGAAATTGCCCTATTCATTTTCAGGATAGCAGATTTTAGGGATCACGAAATGATTATGGTCAAGTGGgatgaactttttcaatctttgaGAATGGAGTTCAATAATACAGgcaagaaagaagattCAATAAACTTCATTAATTTATTGTCTAATGTTTTAATTAAAATTGGTAAAAATGTCCAAGATTCAGAGTTCATTTTCCCTATTTTTGAGCTTTTTCCCATTGtttgtaattttttctacGAGACACTACCTAAAGAGCATATTATACCGGGGTCCATGGTTTCAATCTTCATAACAGCAGGTGtttctttcaacaaaatgTACTATATTCTAAAAGAACTGATCGAGACACTAGACTCAGATAATTCTGtattcaataaagaaatgaCTTGGTTGATTCACGAATGGTATAAGTCGGACAGAAAATTCAGAGATATAATAACCTACAATGACATAATTAATTTGAAGGAATACAGCATTGAGAACGATCCAATTGAAAAGTACGTTAAAAATACAGGCAATAAATTGGGCATTTGTTTCTATAGAGAATAA
- the ATG8 gene encoding ubiquitin-like protein ATG8 (similar to Saccharomyces cerevisiae ATG8 (YBL078C); ancestral locus Anc_7.400) has translation MKSTFKSEYPFEKRKAESERIAERFKNRIPVICEKAEKSDIPEIDKRKYLVPADLTVGQFVYVIRKRIMLPPEKAIFIFVNDTLPPTAALMSAIYQEHKDKDGFLYVTYSGENTFGE, from the coding sequence atgaaatctaCATTCAAGTCCGAGTATCCATTTGAGAAGAGGAAGGCGGAATCGGAAAGGATTGCTGAAAGGTTTAAGAATAGAATACCAGTGATTTGCGAAAAAGCTGAAAAGTCTGATATTCCAGAGATTGATAAGCGTAAATATCTAGTTCCTGCTGACCTTACTGTAGGACAATTTGTTTACGTTATAAGAAAGAGAATAATGCTTCCCCCTGAAAAGGccatctttatttttgtcaATGACACTTTGCCACCCACTGCGGCGCTGATGTCTGCTATATATCAAGAACACAAAGATAAAGATGGATTTTTGTATGTTACTTACTCAGGAGAAAATACATTTGGCGAATAG
- the ILS1 gene encoding isoleucine--tRNA ligase ILS1 (similar to Saccharomyces cerevisiae ILS1 (YBL076C); ancestral locus Anc_7.398) codes for MSENNTHFSFPKEEEKVLALWDEIDAFHTSLELTKDKPEFSFFDGPPFATGTPHYGHILASTIKDIVPRYATMTGHHVERRFGWDTHGVPIEHIIDKKLGITGKDDVFKYGLENYNNECRSIVMTYASDWRKTIGRLGRWIDFDNDYKTMYPSFMESTWWAFKQLHEKGQVYRGFKVMPYSTGLTTPLSNFEAQQNYKDVNDPAVTIGFNVIGQEKTQLVAWTTTPWTLPSNLALCVNADFEYVKIYDETRDRYFILLESLIKTLYKKPKNEKYKIVEKIKGSDLVGLKYEPLFPYFSKQFRETAFRVISDDYVSSDSGTGIVHNAPAFGEEDNTVCLKHGIISEDSVLPNPIDDLGRFTKEVPDFEGVYVKDADKLIIKHLTNTGNLLLASQIRHSYPFCWRSDTPLLYRSVPAWFVRVKNIVPQMLNSVMESHWVPNTIKEKRFANWIANARDWNVSRNRYWGTPIPLWVSDDFEEIVCVGSVKELEELTGVRNITDLHRDVIDKLTIPSKQGKGDLKRIEEVFDCWFESGSMPYASQHYPFENTEKFDQRVPANFISEGLDQTRGWFYTLAVLGTHLFGAVPYKNVIVSGIVLAADGRKMSKSLKNYPDPSIVLNKYGADALRLYLINSPVLKAESLKFKEEGVKEVVSKVLLPWWNSFKFLDGQIALLKKTSDIDFKYDDSMKSDNVMDRWILASMQSLVQFIHQEMGQYKLYTVVPKLLNFIDELTNWYIRFNRRRLKGENGVDDCLKALNSLFDALFTFVRAMAPFTPFLSESIYLRLKEYIPESVLSQYGKDGRSVHFLSYPEVKKEYFDEAIETAVARMQSVIDLGRNIREKKTISLKTPLKTLVILHSDESYLEDVEALKNYIIEELNVRDVVITSDEAKYGVEYKAVADWPVLGKKLKKDAKKVKDALPSVTSEEVRKYLESGKLEVAGIELVKGDLNAIRGLPESAIQSGQETRTDQDVLIIMDTNIYAELKSEGLARELVNRIQKLRKKCGLEATDDVLVEYELVKDTIDFEAIVKEHFDMLSKTCRSNIAKYDGSKTNPIGDEEQSINDTIFKLKVFKL; via the coding sequence ATGTCCGAGAATAACACACACTTCTCATTTCCaaaggaggaagaaaaagttctAGCCCTTTGGGATGAAATCGATGCTTTCCATACTTCATTAGAATTGACAAAGGACAAGCCagagttttcattttttgatggACCACCATTTGCCACTGGTACTCCACATTACGGTCATATCCTTGCATCCACTATCAAAGATATTGTTCCAAGATATGCTACTATGACAGGCCACCATGTTGAAAGAAGGTTTGGGTGGGATACGCACGGTGTTCCAATTGAACATATCATTGACAAAAAATTGGGTATTACTGGCAAGGACGATGTCTTCAAGTATGGTCTTGAAAACTACAACAATGAGTGTAGATCGATTGTTATGACTTATGCTAGTGACTGGAGAAAAACTATTGGTCGTTTGGGTCGTTGGATTGATTTCGATAACGACTACAAGACTATGTATCCATCTTTTATGGAATCCACATGGTGGGCTTTCAAGCAACTTCATGAAAAAGGGCAAGTTTACCGTGGATTTAAGGTGATGCCTTACTCTACTGGTTTGACTACGCCATTAAGTAATTTTGAAGCTCAGCAAAATTATAAAGACGTCAACGATCCAGCTGTTACGATTGGTTTTAATGTCATCGGTCAGGAAAAAACTCAATTGGTTGCATGGACTACTACGCCATGGACTTTACCTTCTAATTTGGCGTTATGTGTCAACGCTGATTTCGAATATGTAAAGATTTACGACGAAACCAGGGATCGTTATTTCATCCTATTGGaatctttgataaaaaccCTGTACAAGAAACCAAAGAACGAAAAGTACAAAATTgtggaaaaaatcaaaggtTCTGACTTGGTTGGTTTGAAGTACGAACCATTGTTCCCATATTTTTCCAAACAATTCCGTGAAACTGCTTTTAGAGTCATATCTGATGATTATGTCAGCAGTGATTCTGGTACTGGTATTGTTCATAACGCTCCAGCCTTCGGTGAAGAAGATAACACTGTTTGTTTGAAGCACGGCATCATATCAGAAGATTCCGTTTTGCCTAATCCTATTGATGATCTTGGTAGATTCACCAAGGAGGTTCCCGATTTCGAAGGTGTTTATGTCAAAGACGCTGATAAGTTGATTATCAAGCATTTAACTAATACTGGCAACTTGTTACTTGCTTCCCAAATCCGCCATTCTTACCCATTTTGCTGGAGATCTGACACCCCATTATTATACCGTTCCGTCCCAGCTTGGTTTGTTCGTGTTAAAAATATTGTTCCACAGATGTTAAATTCTGTTATGGAATCTCATTGGGTTCCAAACACTATCAAGGAAAAGAGATTTGCCAACTGGATTGCGAATGCTCGTGACTGGAATGTCTCCAGAAACAGATATTGGGGTACACCAATTCCATTATGGGTTTCTGACGATTTCGAAGAAATTGTTTGTGTTGGTTCTGTTAAAGAACTGGAAGAACTGACTGGTGTACGCAATATTACTGACTTGCATCGTGATGTCATTGACAAATTGACAATACCATCCAAACAAGGAAAGGGCGACTTGAagagaattgaagaagtcTTCGACTGTTGGTTTGAGTCTGGTTCTATGCCTTATGCTTCTCAACATTATCCTTTTGAGAACACTGAAAAGTTTGACCAAAGAGTTCCAGCCAACTTTATCTCTGAAGGTTTAGATCAAACAAGAGGTTGGTTTTACACGTTAGCTGTTTTGGGTACGCATCTGTTTGGGGCCGTTCCATACAAAAATGTTATTGTCTCTGGTATAGTCCTAGCTGCAGATGGTAGAAAGATGTCCAAATCCTTGAAGAATTATCCTGATCCATCAATTGTCTTAAACAAGTATGGTGCAGATGCTCTAAGATTGTACTTGATAAACTCACCTGTTTTGAAAGCCGAAAGTTTGAAATTCAAGGAAGAAGGGGTTAAAGAAGTTGTTTCCAAGGTATTACTGCCTTGGTGGAATTCCTTTAAGTTTTTGGACGGTCAAATTGccttattgaaaaagacaTCTGATATTGATTTTAAATACGATGATTCCATGAAAAGTGATAATGTTATGGACAGATGGATTTTGGCCTCTATGCAATCTCTAGTACAATTCATTCATCAAGAAATGGGTCAATACAAGTTATACACTGTCGTTccaaaattattgaatttcATTGATGAGTTGACTAACTGGTACATTAGATTCAATCGTCGTCGTTTGAAGGGTGAAAATGGCGTTGACGACTGTCTAAAAGCATTGAATTCTTTATTTGATGCCTTGTTCACATTTGTGCGTGCCATGGCTCCATTCACCCCATTCTTATCAGAAAGCATTTATTTGAGATTGAAGGAATATATTCCAGAATCCGTATTATCACAATACGGCAAAGACGGAAGATCAGTGCACTTCTTATCATATCCAGAAGTAAAAAAGGAGTACTTCGATGAAGCCATTGAAACTGCAGTTGCCAGAATGCAATCTGTTATCGATTTGGGTAGAAACATTcgtgaaaagaaaaccatttctttgaaaaccCCATTGAAAACTTTGGTCATCCTACACAGCGACGAATCATACCTAGAGGATGTGGAAGCTTTGAAGAACTatattattgaagaattaaatGTTCGTGACGTTGTTATCACCTCCGATGAAGCTAAATACGGTGTTGAATACAAAGCCGTTGCTGACTGGCCAGTATTGGgtaaaaagttgaaaaaggacGCAAAGAAGGTCAAGGATGCCTTACCATCAGTTACTTCAGAGGAAGTACGGAAATACTTAGAAAGCGGTAAGTTAGAAGTCGCCGGTATTGAATTAGTTAAAGGTGATTTGAACGCTATTAGAGGTTTGCCAGAATCTGCAATTCAATCAGGACAAGAAACCAGAACCGACCAAGATGTATTAATCATCATGGATACAAACATCTACGCCGAATTAAAGAGTGAAGGTCTCGCAAGAGAACTGGTCAACAGAATCCAGAAgttgagaaagaaatgtGGTTTGGAAGCCACCGACGACGTTTTGGTAGAATACGAGTTGGTCAAAGATACCATTGACTTCGAAGCCATTGTCAAAGAACATTTTGATATGTTAAGCAAGACCTGTAGATCTAACATCGCCAAATATGACGGCTCAAAGACGAACCCAATTGGTGACGAAGAACAATCTATTAATGACACAATTTTCAAACTAAAAGTGTTCAAATTATGA